TACAAAGAAGGCACTTGGGCTAGGGCGCTAAGGCAGGGGATATGGGAGATAGGATTTGATGTAAGATACTGGCTTCTTGGAGGCCAACTAATGTATGTGGATATTCTAAAGGGGATTGATATTGTCACTGCCGGACAGGCCTTTGCCAAAATATTGTCAGGTTCTGGACAAGAAGAATATCTTGTCTCTCCAATGACAGGCAGGATAAAAGAGCTGAATGAAAATGCAAACAATGCAATTGCATCTCTTATTGGTGAAAACTTAAGTGAAGGCTGGCTTTTATGGCTTGCACGCATCCAGTTGCTTAATGCTTAGAGCTGTATCGTTTTTTTCTTTTTATTTCAATATGTTTTGCTCCACTTGACAGAGATAGGGGTTTACTGATAAATTATTAGCACTCTAATGTTGAGAGTGCCAACTATGCTTGATAACAGAAATAAACAGATACTCTGTGCAATAGTGCAGAGCTATATAGATAATCCTGATCCTGTGGGATCAAGATTTATAACAAAGAAATTTGCCATAAGTCTTTCACCTGCAACAATAAGAAACATAATGTCAGACCTTGAAGAACTAGGCTTTCTAAGTCAGCCGCATACCTCTGCAGGCAGAGTGCCGACTGACAAAGGGTACAGGTTTTATGTTAACTCGCTTATCAGCGGAGAATCTCAGCCTGATGACAGTGCATTTGCCAGAGAGCTTGCAAAAGAGCTCGAATCCATAAGAAATGATATGAATTTTCTTTTAAGTGAGACAACAAAAAGACTTTCTAATTTTCTGCACTATCTTGGATTTGCGCTTTCTCCAAAGACAAGAACAGCAACATTTAACAGGATCAATCTTCTTAAGCATAAAGGGAATTTCATAGTTACTGTATTGTTTACGGATGAAGGGCTGGTAAATAATAAAATAGTAGATATAGATTGTGATCTGACCCAGAGAGACCTTAACAGGATAGCGGCATATCTCAATTCAGAATTTTACGGCTGCACTCTGGAAGAAATAAGCTCAATAATAATACGAGAGATGGCTATTGAGAAAGCAGTGTGCGACTCTATGATATCAAGGGCAATGATGATATGCAGGGAAGCAATGGCTTTTTCTTTCGGAGATATCTATGTCTCAGGTCTGTCTGAAGTTCTGAATCTGCCTGATTTTGCTGATCTGGAAAAAATAAAAGAGATTTCAAAGGCAATTGAGGATAAACACCTGATTATAAAGCTGCTTGATAAGATTTCTGATTTTGACAGCGTTCAGGTAATAATCGGTTCTGAAAATTCTGTTTCTGAGATGAAGAAATTCAGCATAGTGGCAAAGACATTCATGCAAGGCGACAAGCCTGCAGGGAGTATTGGTATAATAGGTCCAACAAGAATGGACTACCCAAGGGCAATAGCAATGATTGATATAACTGCAAAGTTAATAAGCCAGGTACTCTCTGACAAGTAAATCAAGGATATTGAGGTGAAGATAAAATTGAAAAAAGACAAGACTAGACATGATTCCCATGTCAAAGAAGTAGCTGAGGAAAAAGATAAGAAGCCTGTGTCTGGTGAAACAGCTGAAAGCATTTTAGAAGCCGGACTTGAGGCTATAAAGCCAGACTTTGAAAAGGAACTCGCAGAACAAAAGGATAAATATTTTAGACTATATGCAGAATTTGAGAATTACAAAAAAAGAATAATCAAGGATAAGGAAGAGATTGCTAATTACGGGAATGAGTCTTTGATCTATGATCTCCTGCCTGTTGTTGATAATCTTGAGATGGCTCTTAAGCATTCTGCTGATAATGCGGAAGCAGGAGAGGGATTTGTGCAGGGGGTTGAGATAACGCTCAAAGAGTTTATGAAAGTACTTGGAAGATTTGGAGTTGTTCCGATTGAGGCGCAAGGCAAACATTTCGATCCATCTGTTCATCACGCAATGTCAATTGCAGAGAAGGATGATGTTGAGGCGAATACAATAATTGAAGAATTAAGAAAAGGCTATATGCTTAAAGATAAGGTGTTAAGGCCTTCATTGGTTACTGTTTCAAAGAAAAAAAATGAAGGAGGAAATGTAAATGAAGAGAGTTCTAAGACAGAGAAAAGCGAGAATGAAAATAAGATAAATTTAAAT
The nucleotide sequence above comes from Nitrospiraceae bacterium. Encoded proteins:
- the hrcA gene encoding heat-inducible transcriptional repressor HrcA; translation: MLDNRNKQILCAIVQSYIDNPDPVGSRFITKKFAISLSPATIRNIMSDLEELGFLSQPHTSAGRVPTDKGYRFYVNSLISGESQPDDSAFARELAKELESIRNDMNFLLSETTKRLSNFLHYLGFALSPKTRTATFNRINLLKHKGNFIVTVLFTDEGLVNNKIVDIDCDLTQRDLNRIAAYLNSEFYGCTLEEISSIIIREMAIEKAVCDSMISRAMMICREAMAFSFGDIYVSGLSEVLNLPDFADLEKIKEISKAIEDKHLIIKLLDKISDFDSVQVIIGSENSVSEMKKFSIVAKTFMQGDKPAGSIGIIGPTRMDYPRAIAMIDITAKLISQVLSDK
- the grpE gene encoding nucleotide exchange factor GrpE; this encodes MKIKLKKDKTRHDSHVKEVAEEKDKKPVSGETAESILEAGLEAIKPDFEKELAEQKDKYFRLYAEFENYKKRIIKDKEEIANYGNESLIYDLLPVVDNLEMALKHSADNAEAGEGFVQGVEITLKEFMKVLGRFGVVPIEAQGKHFDPSVHHAMSIAEKDDVEANTIIEELRKGYMLKDKVLRPSLVTVSKKKNEGGNVNEESSKTEKSENENKINLNNEEEIQNG